GGACACCTTTGATGATGCTCCCGAGACCATCGAGCTCGACGAAGATCAGGATGCCTACGGGATCGCGGCAGAGTAGCTGGATCGGGCATTTTCCTTCCGGATGAACGTCCGCCGCCGCTGGTCTCCATCAGCGGCGGTTTGGTTTTTTACACCCTTAGAATTCAGGGAGAATTCGCATGTCTGCACACCTCGCATTTATCGCCCCGATTGGCTCGATCATCAGCTGGTCGGACGGCACGCCGCGTCCGTCTGAGCGCCATCACCGAAAACTATCAGCATGGCAGACCAACAACAGCAGCGGAAGGCTGATCCGCAAGCAGGACGAACATCCTGTCGGAACGACTGTCGTGCCGCCGTGTTTCACAATCCATGAAGCTGATTATGGGGCAGGTGGTGTCATCGCCATCCGGGTCCATCGCACGTTCTCACTGGTCTCCAGCCTGACATTCACGATCATCGAGCGTCCCGCTTTCGGCAGTTTCCGCGTGTTTGATCGTACCGGCGACAATGCGGAGCTCGTACATCTTGCCGCGTCCCGCCAGGCGGCGGAGGAATGGTTGTCCCGGCACGGCTATCCCAATGCCGTGATAGAGGAGGTCACGGCTGACGAGATCGCAGCCGACGCCGTGGAGGGGAGGGCCGTGGCATGAACACCGTCCCCGCCATGACCAACGTCGACAGCACCCCCGGATTTCCGGGGGTTTCTTTTGGGCGATCCATTGAAGGTTTTCCGGTCGCGCGGGTCGGCGACAACGCCTTTGCCATGATGACGGGTCGATCCGAGCGGCATTATCTGGCAACGGGCTGGAAGATCGCCCGACCGTTTGCCGAATGGCGGCGAGAGGATTTCTACGGCCATTCCGGCGAGCTCGCCGACGAGGCGGCGTTTCGTGGCTACGTCCTGGAAAATGCCGAGCACCAGCGCGAGATGCAAGCACTCGGTCGATACGAGATATCCGCCGGCACTCATACGCCGTGGGGAGTGTCGCAGCGGACGTCCATCTATGCCGATGGTGTCGAATGCCACTCGACCGCAAGCCATGGTGGTTTCAAGCTTTCGGCCGGGCGCAACGTACAAGTCCATCCGATACTGCGGTTGGAGGGTGGGTTTTACGAGGAAGATTGCGCCTGGGCGACCGTGGCAATCACATTTCCAGATCTGTTCACCGGATTTGAGCGACGTTGCGCGGAAGCGACGATCAGGGATTGGCAGCCCGATGCCTGGGAGGCAATCTTCGCAAGAGTGCTGGCACCCGGTCAATCCCATATAAAGGACCGTCGCACCTTTGAAACGGAACATGCCAATGACTGGGTGGTGATCTCCGCGCTCCGTTCGGATCATCATCCCGGCATAACGGAAGTCATCGCCACCTGTGGCGGCAAGCGGGATCCCCACCTCGAGGAACGACGCTTTCTGGTGCCATCCGCGCAATACGAGGTGGGACGTTTCGGCTTCGTCATCGATGAGACGCAGCATGCAGCCTACCATGGCCCATCGAGCTTCCTGACCTGGTCCGGGAGGCGCAGGACATGATGCCCTCCATAGACGCCCAAGTGGAATTGCGCCGGATGGAAGATGCATGCCGTCAGACACGCCACCAGCTCGATCTGATCGAGCGCCAGATCATCCGCAAGATGACCGCGTTGATCCCGTCTCTTGGCCAGCGCAAGTTTGGGCATCATCGCGGCATACGACCGGAGCCGGAAGCCTTCGTTTGCCGCTACCGTTCCAATCTTGCCGCAATCACCGCCGAGCGCCAGCCGGAGATCGACGCGCTCTCGAGCAAGCTCGCAAGGCAGGAGGCGGCCATCGCATCATTTCGGGACCGTACCGCTCTCATGCGCGGTTGCGCGTGGGCAGGTCAGCAAGCTGATGACGACCTCAATCCTGATCGAAGCGGCGGGCATGCAGCGGAGTGCGATTTGACGGATTGATGGATAGCTGGTGGGGCCTTGCCTGTTTTCCTTTCAGGGCCTGGTGCCCGGGTTCTATCCCCGGGCCGGCCTGTCCTTCGGTTTTGTGACGGTCTGAACCAGCGCCCGTTCGGTTCAAGGCCGCTATCGCGCCGCGGGGCGGCCGGTCATGCCGCTCTCGAAAAAGCAGGCACGCGGGCTTCGCAGGTCTCTGCAAGACCCGCTTTCCCGCACACCGGCTTTGCTCGATCTGGCCTGCCCGGACCCTGAACCGCCCGGCTTGCGCCGGTTCCTTTCGACCGCACCGAAGGACAGACCGGCCAGGGGGCCGAAACCGCTTCGGGAACACAGAAAAAGGAAACCATCATGGCAAAGCCCGCAACCCAGTCCCGTCAAGCCAATCGCCCCTCCGCCCGTGTCGTGCCGCTGTGCAAGGGAGCCACGATCGAGATGGTCCGCCTCACATGCCCCGATGAAGCCCAGGCGCTAAAGATCGCTGAAAGCTTTGGGACAGCCATTCTCGATAGCGACAGCATTCGCGACCTGCACGAACGCCTGATCATCGAGACTGCCACCGCCCTTTCCGATGGGCTTGGCGAACGGGCAATGCAGATCCACCTGCAACGCATCGTCGGCGCCTATGTCGGATCGGCCCATGGTGCCGGGCAGTTCTACAGCCGCGCTGTCACCGAAGCACGAGACG
This genomic stretch from Allorhizobium ampelinum S4 harbors:
- a CDS encoding DUF7007 domain-containing protein — its product is MNTVPAMTNVDSTPGFPGVSFGRSIEGFPVARVGDNAFAMMTGRSERHYLATGWKIARPFAEWRREDFYGHSGELADEAAFRGYVLENAEHQREMQALGRYEISAGTHTPWGVSQRTSIYADGVECHSTASHGGFKLSAGRNVQVHPILRLEGGFYEEDCAWATVAITFPDLFTGFERRCAEATIRDWQPDAWEAIFARVLAPGQSHIKDRRTFETEHANDWVVISALRSDHHPGITEVIATCGGKRDPHLEERRFLVPSAQYEVGRFGFVIDETQHAAYHGPSSFLTWSGRRRT